From the Rhodoferax mekongensis genome, one window contains:
- a CDS encoding type II toxin-antitoxin system VapC family toxin, translating to MLDTNILIYLIKNKPPAIAERINALNPLDALCMSFVTYAELLKGAERSTRKPEVLKRLTDLTRSIPVRYGTSASLCEHYATQFTRLRAAGTPISANDLWIACHALADDCTLVTNNVSEFERVQGLRLENWVG from the coding sequence ATGCTGGACACCAACATCCTGATCTACCTGATCAAGAACAAGCCCCCCGCGATTGCAGAGCGCATCAACGCACTCAACCCCCTTGATGCGCTGTGCATGTCCTTTGTGACCTATGCAGAACTGCTCAAGGGCGCGGAGCGCAGCACCCGCAAACCCGAAGTGCTCAAACGACTGACAGACCTCACCCGCTCCATCCCCGTGCGCTACGGCACCAGCGCCAGCTTGTGCGAACACTACGCCACGCAATTCACCCGACTGCGCGCCGCAGGCACCCCCATAAGCGCCAACGACCTGTGGATTGCTTGCCATGCACTTGCAGACGATTGCACGCTGGTGACCAATAACGTCAGTGAGTTTGAGCGGGTGCAGGGGCTCAGGTTGGAGAACTGGGTGGGGTGA
- a CDS encoding antitoxin translates to MTAISRVFMNGNSQAVRIPQEFRLDTSRVEIYRNTDGDLVLHPIPADRGAALLQALEAFDDDFANLLLADQEAPLPLQDREPL, encoded by the coding sequence ATGACAGCCATCAGCCGCGTCTTCATGAACGGCAACAGCCAAGCCGTGCGCATTCCGCAAGAGTTCCGGTTGGACACCAGCCGCGTCGAGATTTACCGCAACACCGATGGCGACTTGGTGCTGCACCCGATTCCGGCTGACCGAGGCGCGGCACTCCTGCAAGCGCTGGAGGCGTTTGACGACGACTTTGCCAACCTGCTGCTAGCCGACCAAGAGGCACCGCTACCGCTGCAAGACCGGGAGCCGCTGTGA